A single genomic interval of Mycolicibacterium holsaticum DSM 44478 = JCM 12374 harbors:
- a CDS encoding CBS domain-containing protein — translation MRIADVLRNKGASVATITPETSIAGLLTELSVRNIGAMVVVAPDGLAGIVSERDVVRALQKKGGELLTRPVSEIMSTLVATCSPNDSVDSLSALMTTNRVRHVPVMENGRLAGIVSIGDVVKTRMEELEAQQEHLEAYITQGG, via the coding sequence ATGCGGATCGCGGACGTATTGCGCAACAAGGGTGCGTCGGTGGCGACCATTACCCCGGAGACTTCGATCGCCGGGCTGCTGACCGAGTTGAGCGTGCGGAACATCGGCGCGATGGTGGTGGTCGCCCCGGATGGTTTGGCCGGCATCGTGTCCGAACGCGATGTCGTGCGTGCACTGCAGAAAAAGGGCGGTGAGCTGCTCACCCGCCCGGTGTCGGAGATCATGTCCACGCTCGTGGCGACCTGCTCGCCGAACGACTCCGTGGACAGCCTGAGCGCGTTGATGACCACCAACCGGGTGCGTCACGTTCCGGTGATGGAAAACGGTCGACTGGCCGGGATTGTTAGCATCGGCGACGTGGTCAAGACGCGGATGGAGGAACTCGAGGCGCAACAGGAGCACTTGGAGGCCTACATCACCCAGGGCGGCTGA
- a CDS encoding GNAT family N-acetyltransferase — protein sequence MPSVLDVRPPHKADIRSLARTLGRAFYTDPLMTWLLPDDSRRTKGLTRMFAAMTRYHFLAGGGVEVALGSDGIGAAALWDPPGRWQQSPLQELRMMPSFMLAMGTAAGRGRQISELMKKHHPEEPHWYLGVIGSDPTVRGGGFGHALMQSRLERVDAEHAPAYLESSNPDNVPYYQRFGFEVTGEITVPDGGPTMWPMWRQPR from the coding sequence ATGCCGAGCGTCCTCGACGTTCGTCCACCGCACAAGGCCGATATCCGGTCGCTGGCTCGCACCTTGGGCCGAGCCTTCTACACCGACCCCCTGATGACGTGGCTGCTGCCCGACGACAGCCGCCGCACCAAGGGGTTGACGCGCATGTTCGCGGCGATGACCCGTTACCACTTTCTGGCCGGCGGAGGCGTCGAGGTCGCGCTCGGATCCGACGGCATCGGCGCGGCGGCGCTGTGGGATCCGCCGGGCCGGTGGCAGCAGTCGCCGCTGCAGGAGTTGCGGATGATGCCCAGCTTCATGCTCGCGATGGGCACCGCGGCGGGCCGGGGTCGCCAGATCAGCGAGCTGATGAAGAAGCACCATCCCGAAGAGCCGCACTGGTATCTGGGCGTGATCGGCAGCGATCCGACCGTGCGCGGCGGCGGGTTCGGGCACGCCTTGATGCAGTCCCGGCTGGAACGGGTGGACGCCGAGCATGCGCCGGCTTACCTGGAGTCCAGCAACCCCGACAACGTGCCCTACTATCAGCGGTTCGGCTTCGAGGTCACCGGCGAGATCACGGTGCCCGACGGCGGGCCGACGATGTGGCCCATGTGGCGCCAACCGCGATAG
- a CDS encoding type II toxin-antitoxin system PemK/MazF family toxin: MLGNMAPPWKTFQRFAENLVFNEAPKFVRQLQNSQTLQRGIQQGIKIGWDAIAGPVDERVPALTTGRPVSRNFVPTTHRARKLVYAPDLDGRADPGEIVWTWVVYEDDPNQGKDRPVLVVGRDRATLLGLMLSSQDHHRDDPNWVAIGSGTWDYENRQSWVRLDRVLDVPEEGIRREGAILEREKFELVATRLRAEYSWS, from the coding sequence ATGCTCGGCAATATGGCTCCGCCGTGGAAAACCTTTCAGAGGTTTGCCGAGAATTTGGTGTTCAACGAGGCGCCCAAGTTCGTCCGTCAACTGCAGAATTCCCAGACGCTGCAGCGCGGTATCCAGCAGGGCATCAAGATCGGCTGGGATGCCATCGCGGGCCCCGTCGACGAGCGCGTTCCTGCCCTCACCACAGGCCGGCCGGTCAGCCGCAATTTCGTGCCGACCACGCATCGCGCCCGCAAGCTGGTCTATGCCCCCGACCTGGACGGCCGCGCCGACCCCGGCGAGATCGTGTGGACCTGGGTGGTCTACGAGGACGATCCGAACCAGGGTAAGGACCGTCCGGTGCTGGTGGTCGGCCGGGACCGCGCCACCCTGCTCGGGCTGATGCTCTCCAGCCAGGACCACCATCGCGACGACCCGAACTGGGTCGCGATCGGCAGCGGCACCTGGGACTACGAGAACAGGCAGAGCTGGGTGCGGCTGGACCGGGTGCTCGACGTGCCCGAGGAAGGCATCCGCCGCGAAGGGGCGATCCTCGAACGCGAGAAGTTCGAGCTGGTCGCCACCCGGCTGCGCGCCGAGTACTCCTGGAGCTGA
- the lepA gene encoding translation elongation factor 4, whose protein sequence is MPGYPDSTHSPLHQEIPISSFADQTFTAPAQIRNFCIIAHIDHGKSTLADRMLQLTGVVDDRTMRAQYLDRMDIERERGITIKAQNVRLPWTVQGQQGDQQYVLHLIDTPGHVDFTYEVSRALEACEGAVLLVDAAQGIEAQTLANLYLALDRDLAIIPVLNKIDLPAADPDRYAAEIAHIIGCEPGDVLRVSGKTGDGVPDLLDHIVREVPAPTGDADAPARAMIFDSVYDTYRGVVTYVRVVDGRIVPRERIKMMSTGAVHELLEVGIVSPEPKPSDGLGVGEVGYLITGVKDVRQSKVGDTVTTARNGAVEALTGYREPKPMVYSGLYPVDGSDYPDLRDALDRLQLNDAALTWEPETSVALGFGFRCGFLGLLHMEITRERLEREFNLDLISTSPNVVYRVVTEDGAEMVVTNPSDWPGGKMRAVYEPVVKTTIIAPSEFIGAIMELCQSRRGELGGMDYLSPERVELRYTMPLGEIIFDFFDSLKSRTRGYASLDYEEAGEQEADLVKVDILLQGEPVDAFSAIVHKDSAYAYGNKMTTKLKELIPRQQFEVPVQAAIGSKIIARENIRAIRKDVLSKCYGGDITRKRKLLEKQKEGKKRMKTIGRVEVPQEAFVAALSTDSAADKAKK, encoded by the coding sequence CTGCCTGGATACCCTGATAGCACACATAGTCCGCTTCACCAGGAGATTCCCATCAGCAGCTTCGCCGACCAGACCTTCACCGCGCCGGCGCAGATTCGAAACTTCTGCATCATCGCCCACATCGACCACGGCAAGTCGACGCTGGCCGACCGGATGCTGCAACTCACCGGCGTCGTCGACGACCGCACGATGCGCGCGCAGTACCTGGACCGGATGGACATCGAACGTGAGCGCGGCATCACGATCAAGGCCCAGAACGTCCGGCTGCCTTGGACGGTGCAGGGGCAACAGGGCGACCAGCAATACGTGCTGCACCTGATCGACACCCCCGGCCACGTCGACTTCACCTACGAGGTGTCGCGGGCGTTGGAGGCGTGCGAAGGCGCGGTGCTGCTCGTGGACGCCGCCCAGGGCATCGAGGCGCAGACACTGGCCAACCTCTACCTGGCGCTCGACCGCGACCTGGCGATCATCCCGGTGCTCAACAAGATCGACCTGCCCGCCGCCGACCCGGACCGCTATGCCGCGGAGATCGCCCACATCATCGGCTGTGAACCCGGCGACGTGCTGCGGGTCTCGGGCAAAACCGGCGATGGTGTCCCCGACCTGCTCGACCACATCGTGCGCGAGGTGCCTGCCCCCACCGGCGACGCCGACGCCCCGGCACGAGCGATGATCTTCGACTCGGTCTACGACACCTACCGCGGTGTGGTGACCTACGTCCGCGTCGTCGACGGCAGGATCGTCCCACGCGAGCGGATCAAGATGATGTCCACCGGCGCCGTCCACGAACTCCTCGAGGTCGGCATCGTGTCCCCGGAACCCAAGCCGTCCGACGGCCTGGGCGTCGGGGAGGTCGGCTACCTGATCACCGGGGTCAAAGACGTGCGGCAGTCCAAGGTCGGTGACACCGTGACGACCGCACGTAACGGCGCCGTGGAGGCGCTGACCGGCTACCGCGAACCCAAGCCGATGGTGTACTCGGGGCTGTATCCGGTCGACGGCTCGGACTACCCGGATCTGCGTGACGCGCTGGACCGCCTGCAACTCAACGACGCCGCGCTGACGTGGGAGCCGGAGACCTCGGTGGCGCTGGGATTCGGTTTCCGCTGCGGCTTTCTGGGCCTGCTGCACATGGAGATCACCCGCGAGCGCCTCGAGCGAGAGTTCAACCTGGACCTCATCTCCACCTCACCCAACGTCGTGTATCGGGTGGTGACCGAAGACGGTGCGGAGATGGTGGTGACCAACCCGTCGGACTGGCCGGGCGGCAAGATGCGCGCCGTCTATGAGCCCGTCGTCAAGACGACGATCATCGCGCCCAGCGAGTTCATCGGCGCGATCATGGAACTGTGCCAGTCGCGCCGCGGCGAGTTGGGCGGCATGGACTACCTGTCGCCCGAACGCGTCGAGTTGCGGTACACGATGCCGTTGGGCGAGATCATCTTCGACTTCTTCGACTCGCTGAAATCACGTACCCGCGGCTACGCCAGCCTGGACTACGAAGAGGCCGGCGAGCAGGAAGCCGACCTGGTCAAGGTCGACATCCTGCTGCAGGGTGAGCCCGTCGACGCGTTCAGCGCGATCGTGCACAAGGACTCGGCGTACGCCTACGGCAACAAGATGACGACCAAGCTCAAGGAGCTCATCCCGCGTCAGCAGTTCGAAGTTCCGGTGCAGGCGGCGATCGGGTCGAAGATCATCGCCCGCGAAAACATCCGCGCGATCCGCAAAGACGTGCTATCGAAGTGCTACGGCGGTGACATCACCCGTAAGCGCAAGCTGCTGGAGAAGCAGAAGGAAGGCAAGAAGCGGATGAAGACGATCGGTCGGGTCGAGGTGCCGCAGGAGGCGTTCGTCGCCGCCCTGTCCACCGACTCGGCTGCCGACAAGGCCAAGAAGTAG
- a CDS encoding sensor domain-containing protein, translated as MRSRGWTVGALSACVLLAGCSSQVADPPALRIAEVVKPSPVRALAQVLPSGDELATMLGIAGFLGQLVDGGPDLLLQSVGEAEATPAECVGTGYRLQKVVYGAGSVRTVASQSWAGGDANGPSSSGFFGVVQFATPDDAQQFFAAAADEWHRCNGQTLVLQRPGSHTSAASRITGVTVDHNTVSAVVMHDGGSTVQRALGVASDCVVDVEISDVAGPDPMGAHDAVSVANLMLQKID; from the coding sequence ATGCGCTCGCGCGGGTGGACCGTCGGTGCGCTGAGCGCCTGTGTGCTGCTTGCCGGTTGTTCGAGCCAGGTCGCCGACCCGCCCGCGCTGCGTATCGCCGAGGTCGTCAAGCCGTCGCCGGTGCGTGCGCTCGCCCAGGTGCTGCCCAGCGGCGACGAACTGGCCACGATGCTGGGCATCGCCGGTTTCCTGGGGCAGCTCGTCGATGGCGGCCCCGACCTGCTGCTGCAGAGCGTCGGGGAGGCCGAGGCGACCCCCGCGGAGTGCGTGGGCACCGGCTACCGGCTGCAGAAGGTCGTCTACGGGGCCGGTTCGGTGCGCACCGTGGCCAGCCAGTCGTGGGCGGGTGGGGACGCCAACGGCCCGTCGTCGTCGGGATTCTTCGGCGTCGTCCAGTTCGCCACCCCCGACGACGCCCAGCAGTTCTTCGCCGCCGCGGCCGACGAATGGCACCGCTGCAACGGGCAGACGTTGGTGCTGCAACGCCCCGGCTCGCACACCTCCGCCGCCAGCAGGATCACCGGGGTGACCGTCGACCACAACACCGTGTCGGCCGTCGTGATGCACGACGGCGGCTCGACGGTTCAGCGCGCGCTGGGGGTGGCATCGGATTGCGTTGTGGACGTGGAGATCTCCGACGTGGCCGGGCCCGACCCGATGGGCGCGCACGACGCGGTCTCGGTCGCCAACCTGATGTTGCAGAAGATCGACTGA
- the epsC gene encoding serine O-acetyltransferase EpsC: MALLATLREDLRNARAHDPAARGDLENALVYSGLHAIWAHRVAHRMWARPRLRGPARVLMQMVRALTGVEIHPGATIGRRFFIDHGMGVVIGETAEIGDDVMLYHGVTLGGRTLKQVKRHPTVGNRVTIGAGAKVLGPLTVGDDSAIGANAVVTRDVPPDSIATGIPAVVRHRTDQEREQAVDPTCYIDPAMYI; encoded by the coding sequence ATGGCGCTGCTCGCCACCCTGCGAGAGGACCTGAGAAACGCCCGTGCCCACGATCCCGCCGCGCGCGGAGATCTGGAGAACGCGCTGGTGTACTCCGGTCTGCACGCGATCTGGGCGCACCGGGTGGCGCACCGGATGTGGGCACGGCCGCGGCTGCGTGGACCGGCGCGCGTGCTGATGCAGATGGTCCGGGCGCTGACCGGTGTCGAGATCCACCCGGGCGCCACCATCGGCAGGCGCTTCTTCATCGACCACGGCATGGGCGTGGTGATCGGCGAGACCGCCGAGATCGGCGACGACGTGATGCTCTACCACGGGGTGACGCTGGGTGGGCGCACCCTCAAACAGGTCAAGCGCCACCCCACGGTCGGCAACCGGGTCACGATCGGCGCCGGCGCCAAGGTGCTGGGGCCGCTCACGGTCGGCGACGACAGCGCGATCGGCGCCAACGCCGTTGTCACCCGCGATGTTCCGCCGGATTCGATCGCGACCGGCATACCGGCGGTCGTGCGGCACCGCACCGATCAGGAACGCGAGCAGGCCGTCGACCCCACCTGCTACATCGATCCGGCGATGTATATCTGA